Proteins from one Desulfonema limicola genomic window:
- a CDS encoding AAA family ATPase produces MKDRIIIKDFGPVKNVDLILSDITVFIGQQASGKSTIAKLIHFFRYITGETPFLSADPLDLYKIFKRFVGNAYFRSSTSAEIDYIYSNGITLKFKNDKLIYDNLKRKHHKSVFIPASRAIYSLISESMFSLNAEAVNIDDSILIFGQVIEQIKKHSDSIFKTGNLLIDQLCIEILKGRFTITGGESRIYYTQDQYITLDNASSGQQEALPLLLILTNSSFTGDNTCITIEEPEAHLYPYTQNKLIELIGHIYNNRQTKKNFIITTHSPYILTSFNNLLFAYQTAGLNEKAKKETSNIIPESAWINPENLDAYYVEDGTIRSIYDDGLIIDNEIDDVSEDIAESYDRLIDIFQICS; encoded by the coding sequence ATGAAAGACAGAATTATTATAAAAGACTTTGGACCTGTAAAAAATGTTGATCTGATATTATCTGATATAACAGTCTTTATCGGTCAGCAGGCCAGCGGAAAATCAACAATTGCCAAACTGATTCATTTTTTTCGTTACATTACAGGTGAAACACCTTTTCTGAGTGCTGATCCCCTTGATTTATATAAAATATTTAAAAGATTTGTCGGCAATGCCTATTTTCGCAGCAGTACGTCCGCTGAAATCGACTATATTTATAGCAATGGTATAACGCTGAAATTCAAAAATGATAAACTGATATATGACAATCTGAAAAGAAAACATCATAAGTCCGTATTTATTCCGGCAAGCCGGGCAATATACTCCTTAATCTCCGAATCCATGTTCAGTTTGAATGCAGAAGCTGTTAATATTGATGACAGTATCCTTATATTTGGACAGGTTATTGAACAGATTAAAAAGCACTCGGACAGCATTTTTAAAACTGGAAACCTGCTTATAGATCAACTATGCATTGAAATACTAAAAGGCCGTTTTACTATTACAGGCGGTGAAAGCCGGATATATTATACGCAGGATCAATATATTACACTTGATAACGCATCATCAGGCCAACAGGAAGCTCTGCCTTTACTCCTCATTCTGACAAACAGCAGTTTTACAGGAGATAATACCTGCATTACCATTGAGGAACCTGAAGCCCATTTATACCCTTATACCCAAAATAAACTGATAGAATTGATAGGCCATATTTATAATAACCGGCAAACTAAAAAAAATTTTATCATCACCACCCACAGTCCGTATATCCTGACATCATTTAACAATCTCTTATTTGCATATCAGACAGCAGGACTAAATGAAAAAGCAAAAAAGGAAACTTCAAACATTATTCCTGAATCCGCCTGGATAAATCCTGAGAATCTTGATGCCTATTATGTTGAAGACGGAACTATACGTTCAATTTATGATGACGGTCTGATCATTGACAATGAAATAGATGATGTCAGTGAAGATATTGCTGAATCATATGATCGGTTAATTGATATTTTTCAAATATGCTCGTAG
- a CDS encoding amino acid ABC transporter permease — protein MKKKYNSADIGKFIFVIGIIVYFMNRSSGNMGYNWQWYRIPQYIFTFDSGRFIPGLLFKGLGVTLQITGISLILAFIFGLTTAFLRLSDSLIGRITSRLYLEIIRNTPLLVQLFFIYFVLGPILDLSRFTSAVLALSLFEGAYASEIFRAGIVSIHQGQWEASYSLGLNTFQTYFHVILPQAIRRILPPLTSQAISLIKDSALVSTIAIYDLTMQGQAIISETFLTFELWFTIAGIYLLITIPLSLSVNLMEKYFRVDI, from the coding sequence ATGAAAAAAAAATATAATTCAGCAGATATTGGAAAATTTATTTTTGTAATAGGAATCATTGTTTATTTTATGAACCGCAGCTCAGGAAATATGGGTTATAACTGGCAGTGGTACAGGATTCCTCAATATATTTTTACCTTTGATTCAGGCAGGTTTATCCCTGGACTTCTTTTTAAGGGACTTGGTGTAACACTGCAAATAACAGGAATAAGCCTTATACTGGCTTTCATCTTTGGACTTACCACTGCTTTCCTGCGCCTTTCAGATTCATTAATCGGCAGGATTACTTCCCGGCTTTATTTAGAAATTATAAGAAACACGCCTTTACTGGTTCAATTATTTTTTATCTATTTTGTACTTGGCCCCATTCTGGATTTAAGCAGGTTTACATCTGCTGTCCTGGCTCTCAGCCTGTTTGAAGGAGCCTATGCTTCTGAAATATTCAGGGCGGGCATTGTTTCTATTCATCAAGGACAGTGGGAAGCATCTTACAGCCTCGGGCTGAATACATTTCAAACCTATTTTCATGTAATCCTGCCCCAGGCCATAAGGCGGATCCTGCCTCCCCTGACCAGCCAGGCCATATCACTGATAAAAGATTCTGCCCTGGTCAGTACCATAGCAATCTATGATCTTACAATGCAGGGACAGGCGATTATATCAGAAACCTTTTTAACCTTTGAATTGTGGTTTACTATTGCAGGAATTTATCTTTTAATTACCATACCTCTTTCTTTAAGTGTTAATCTTATGGAAAAATATTTCAGGGTTGATATCTAA
- a CDS encoding transporter substrate-binding domain-containing protein: MKKKSLFLQILVTIMVLFFLAGSSYAGEIQNKLVSESTIEQVLKRGVLRVGMSTFVPWAMKDKKGELIGFEIDVAKKLAQDMGVKIEFVPTKWAGIIPALLTGKFDVIIGGMGITPQRSLKVNFTVPYEYSGMSIVAHKETAKGFSAIEDFNKPEVTIASRLGSTAAEAAKKYMPKANHRMFDDEAQAYQELLNGKAHAVVGSAPTPVFHAIKNPEKLFIPLKETFAKEAIGFAVRKGDFDTLNYFNSWILVHHSSGWLKEREHYWFETKDWESQVQ, from the coding sequence TTGAAAAAAAAATCATTATTTCTTCAGATTCTTGTTACTATTATGGTGCTTTTTTTCCTGGCAGGCAGTTCATATGCAGGAGAAATTCAAAACAAGCTTGTATCAGAAAGCACTATTGAACAGGTACTTAAACGGGGGGTGCTGAGAGTGGGCATGTCAACTTTTGTTCCCTGGGCAATGAAGGATAAAAAAGGTGAACTCATAGGCTTTGAGATTGATGTGGCAAAAAAACTTGCTCAGGATATGGGCGTAAAGATTGAGTTTGTACCCACAAAATGGGCAGGCATAATACCGGCCCTTCTTACAGGTAAATTTGATGTTATCATAGGCGGAATGGGAATTACACCCCAGCGCAGTTTAAAAGTGAATTTTACTGTTCCATATGAATATTCAGGCATGTCAATTGTTGCACATAAAGAAACAGCCAAAGGCTTTTCCGCAATTGAAGATTTTAATAAACCCGAAGTAACTATTGCTTCCCGTCTTGGCTCGACTGCTGCTGAAGCTGCAAAAAAATATATGCCTAAAGCAAACCACCGCATGTTTGACGATGAAGCCCAGGCATACCAGGAATTATTAAACGGAAAAGCACATGCAGTTGTAGGATCTGCGCCAACTCCTGTATTTCATGCCATTAAAAATCCTGAAAAACTTTTTATACCCCTGAAAGAAACCTTTGCCAAAGAAGCAATTGGCTTTGCAGTGCGCAAAGGGGATTTTGATACCTTGAATTATTTTAATTCCTGGATTCTTGTACACCATTCCAGCGGATGGCTTAAGGAAAGAGAGCATTACTGGTTTGAAACCAAGGACTGGGAATCCCAGGTTCAATAA
- a CDS encoding amino acid ABC transporter permease has protein sequence MENNPLKIKALDIILGLILMSAAFYIFYRIKTGLHYKWNWGVIPQYIIRYDPDEQKWVSNLILQGFLTTIRLSIWSTFLAMIFGTIMGFLRTSTSLFNRLAGTAYVEMIRNLPPLVLVFIFYYFVSDQIMPVTGIDDYIRGLSENSQAVLSFLFASPRYFTAFLSAVITLAVFEGAYITEIVRAGIESVEKGQWEASSALGMSKWQQMRHVILPQAFKMVLPALAGQFISTIKDSSIVSIISIQELTFQGMELMASTYMTFEIWIVVSILYLVLTLSCSLIIEQLERSL, from the coding sequence TTGGAAAACAATCCCTTAAAAATTAAAGCCCTGGATATTATTCTGGGGCTTATTCTCATGTCTGCTGCATTTTATATTTTTTACCGCATAAAAACAGGACTTCATTATAAGTGGAACTGGGGAGTTATTCCCCAGTATATTATCAGGTATGATCCTGATGAACAAAAATGGGTTTCAAATCTTATTCTTCAGGGATTTTTAACCACAATCCGTTTAAGTATATGGTCAACATTTCTTGCCATGATATTTGGTACAATCATGGGGTTTTTAAGAACAAGTACCAGCCTTTTTAACCGGCTTGCAGGGACAGCATATGTGGAGATGATCCGCAATCTTCCTCCCCTGGTATTGGTTTTTATTTTCTATTATTTTGTAAGCGACCAGATAATGCCTGTAACAGGTATTGATGATTATATCAGGGGACTTTCTGAAAACAGTCAGGCGGTTTTAAGTTTTTTATTTGCATCACCTCGTTATTTCACAGCTTTTCTTTCAGCAGTCATAACTCTTGCTGTTTTTGAGGGAGCCTATATTACCGAGATTGTGCGCGCTGGAATTGAATCAGTTGAAAAAGGCCAATGGGAAGCCTCATCAGCTCTGGGAATGTCAAAATGGCAGCAAATGCGCCATGTAATACTGCCCCAGGCATTTAAAATGGTTCTGCCTGCCCTGGCAGGCCAGTTTATCTCAACCATAAAAGACTCATCAATAGTGTCAATAATTTCTATTCAGGAACTGACATTTCAAGGCATGGAATTAATGGCATCAACCTATATGACCTTTGAAATATGGATAGTTGTATCAATCCTGTATCTTGTGCTGACCCTTTCATGTTCTTTAATTATAGAACAGCTTGAGAGGTCTTTATAA
- a CDS encoding type II toxin-antitoxin system VapC family toxin, with translation MRILLDTSTFLWFIGGSRKLSKKAIEIIENFDNELVMSAASLWEIAIKDSIGKLELSEPFEQLIPKEINKNEIEILQIELPHLYEMMKLPLYHKDPFDRLIIAQGIIEQLPVIACDKAFKSYNIDIIW, from the coding sequence ATGCGTATTTTACTTGATACAAGCACTTTTCTTTGGTTTATAGGCGGCAGCAGGAAACTTAGCAAAAAAGCTATTGAAATCATAGAAAATTTTGATAATGAACTTGTCATGAGTGCAGCAAGCCTTTGGGAAATAGCAATCAAGGACAGTATCGGCAAACTGGAGCTGTCAGAACCGTTTGAGCAATTAATCCCAAAAGAAATCAATAAAAATGAAATTGAAATCCTTCAAATTGAGCTGCCACATCTTTATGAGATGATGAAACTTCCATTATATCACAAGGATCCATTTGATAGACTTATAATTGCACAGGGAATCATTGAACAGCTTCCTGTTATTGCCTGTGATAAGGCATTTAAATCTTATAACATTGATATTATATGGTAA
- a CDS encoding type II toxin-antitoxin system Phd/YefM family antitoxin, which produces MLNIDIRQAESSFPDLIRQTAKENEIIITKEGQPYVKLISLTKKNKRKRQFGSAKGLIKMADDFDKTPEDFRDYM; this is translated from the coding sequence ATGCTGAATATAGATATTAGACAAGCTGAAAGCAGTTTTCCCGATCTCATCAGGCAAACTGCCAAGGAAAATGAGATAATAATAACAAAAGAAGGACAACCTTATGTTAAATTGATCTCACTTACAAAAAAAAACAAAAGAAAACGTCAGTTTGGAAGTGCAAAAGGACTGATTAAAATGGCAGATGATTTTGATAAAACTCCTGAAGATTTCAGGGATTATATGTAA
- a CDS encoding response regulator — translation MKKFNPGLLFIIFVILCFNVSAKGSEVLLTDDESAWISRHKIINIAGPRAFPPFHYIENNTAKGMASDYALIISQKLGIQMIVDTSSSWPEILEKTKNREIDVITCASKTREREAYMSFTTPYLSYPMVIISRRQSPFIGGIKDIHGKKVACIKKISTCEWLVNDNIEFISYNVNSPLEALEAVSLGYADVYLGNLAATTYIIEKNGLANLKIAAPTEYGNYDLYFAVRSDWPEMVVILNKALASITPEEHGQIRQKWIAVRYEHGIDSGRLKEIAVQAGGALALIFFIVFLWNRQIWKREEKFRCLTEHGTDIIQTFKKDGTIVYQSPSHTAILGYNADELKGTCIFDLFHEHDKKAWEKIFKAILKTNDSQTIEHRIRHKQGHYLYFESNFVNLLKNRALKAIVMNARDITLSWQTKNELKLAKEAAEAANKAKSAFLANMSHELRTPLNAVLGFAGLLKQNAGLTRDQIESIDIISKSGNHLLNLINDVLDMSKIEAGRTSLRETAFDLWLMLDDIEDMLRLRAKEKNLQLIFERTADFPRYIYADEAKLRQVLINLLNNALKFTQEGGVALRAGIWNKNYSNEILSGTNTIELSFEVEDTGSGISEDKLESIFEPFFQTHSGYQSEEGTGLGLSISKKFVQLMGGDINLYTKTDQGSMFKFYIKAGLAGPENIYNKKKSPKIIGLQQGQPKYRILIVDDRWDNRQLLVKLLKPLGFSICEAENGRQAVKLWKKWEPHLIWMDMRMPVMDGYEAVKQIKSNIKGQATAVIALTASAFEDERSVVMSAGCDDFLRKPFRQSDIFLLMQKHIGVKYEYEEQIKEKNKPSPDKNIISSLCFAKLDPELLISLEKAAIEGDMTAMDKLIEQIRLDDEQIAYGLAQLAQNFEYSKILLYIKNENPRVQTQ, via the coding sequence ATGAAAAAATTCAATCCCGGATTATTATTTATCATATTTGTGATTTTGTGTTTTAATGTTTCAGCAAAAGGTTCTGAGGTTTTACTCACAGACGATGAATCTGCATGGATTTCCAGACATAAAATTATAAATATCGCAGGGCCCAGAGCTTTTCCCCCGTTTCATTACATAGAAAACAATACAGCAAAAGGCATGGCCTCTGATTATGCTCTTATTATCAGCCAGAAACTCGGTATTCAAATGATTGTTGATACCAGTTCTTCCTGGCCTGAGATTCTTGAAAAAACAAAAAACCGTGAAATTGATGTTATAACATGTGCTTCAAAAACCCGGGAACGCGAAGCATATATGAGCTTTACAACTCCATATCTATCCTATCCAATGGTCATCATATCAAGAAGGCAGTCTCCTTTTATCGGAGGCATTAAAGATATTCACGGTAAAAAGGTTGCATGTATAAAAAAAATATCTACCTGTGAATGGCTTGTAAATGATAATATTGAATTTATTTCCTATAATGTCAACTCTCCCCTTGAAGCTCTTGAAGCTGTTTCCCTGGGATATGCTGATGTTTATCTGGGAAATCTTGCTGCCACAACTTATATTATTGAAAAAAACGGGCTGGCAAATCTCAAGATAGCGGCTCCGACTGAATATGGTAATTATGATTTATATTTTGCTGTCCGCAGTGACTGGCCTGAAATGGTTGTAATTTTAAATAAGGCTCTGGCATCAATTACACCTGAAGAACATGGTCAAATCAGGCAGAAATGGATTGCTGTCAGGTATGAACATGGAATAGATTCCGGCAGGCTCAAAGAGATTGCCGTCCAGGCAGGCGGAGCTTTAGCTCTTATTTTTTTTATAGTCTTTTTATGGAATCGTCAAATCTGGAAGCGGGAAGAAAAATTCCGCTGCCTTACCGAGCATGGAACTGATATTATCCAGACATTTAAAAAAGACGGGACCATTGTTTATCAAAGTCCTTCGCATACTGCCATACTTGGATATAATGCTGATGAACTTAAAGGTACCTGTATTTTTGATCTTTTTCATGAACATGATAAAAAAGCATGGGAAAAAATATTTAAAGCAATATTAAAAACAAATGACTCCCAGACCATTGAACACCGTATTCGCCACAAACAAGGGCATTATCTTTATTTTGAATCAAATTTTGTCAATCTTCTTAAAAACAGGGCATTAAAAGCCATTGTTATGAATGCCCGTGATATAACTCTCAGCTGGCAGACCAAAAATGAACTGAAACTGGCAAAAGAAGCTGCTGAGGCTGCAAATAAAGCAAAAAGTGCATTTCTTGCAAATATGAGCCATGAACTGCGTACACCCTTAAATGCTGTTCTTGGATTTGCCGGGCTTTTAAAACAAAATGCCGGATTAACAAGGGATCAAATTGAAAGTATTGATATTATTTCAAAAAGCGGCAATCATCTTTTGAATCTTATTAACGATGTTCTGGATATGTCTAAAATTGAGGCAGGCAGAACCAGTCTAAGGGAAACTGCTTTTGATCTGTGGCTTATGCTGGATGATATTGAAGACATGCTGCGCCTCAGGGCCAAGGAAAAAAATCTGCAGCTCATTTTTGAGCGTACTGCTGATTTTCCCAGGTATATATATGCAGATGAAGCAAAACTGCGCCAGGTTTTAATTAATCTGCTTAACAATGCACTTAAATTTACACAAGAAGGAGGTGTAGCATTAAGAGCTGGAATCTGGAATAAGAATTATTCAAATGAAATTTTATCTGGAACTAATACAATTGAGCTTTCTTTTGAAGTAGAAGATACAGGTTCAGGCATATCTGAAGATAAACTTGAAAGTATTTTTGAGCCTTTTTTTCAAACACATTCTGGATATCAATCTGAAGAAGGAACAGGACTGGGGCTTTCCATTAGTAAAAAATTTGTTCAGCTCATGGGCGGGGATATTAATTTATACACAAAAACAGATCAGGGTTCTATGTTTAAATTTTATATTAAGGCTGGTCTTGCAGGCCCTGAAAATATATATAATAAAAAGAAGTCTCCAAAAATTATAGGTTTGCAGCAGGGCCAGCCAAAATACAGGATACTGATAGTTGATGACCGATGGGACAACCGCCAGCTCCTGGTAAAGCTTTTAAAACCCCTGGGATTTTCTATTTGTGAAGCAGAAAACGGCAGACAGGCTGTTAAATTATGGAAAAAATGGGAACCCCATCTTATCTGGATGGATATGCGTATGCCGGTTATGGATGGTTATGAAGCTGTTAAACAAATAAAATCAAATATCAAAGGACAGGCAACAGCTGTCATTGCTTTAACTGCAAGTGCGTTTGAAGATGAAAGGTCTGTGGTTATGTCTGCTGGATGTGATGATTTTTTGAGAAAACCTTTTCGTCAGTCAGATATATTTTTGCTTATGCAGAAACATATCGGGGTTAAGTATGAATATGAAGAACAAATTAAAGAAAAAAATAAACCCAGTCCTGATAAAAATATTATTTCTTCATTATGTTTTGCAAAACTGGATCCTGAATTGTTAATAAGCCTGGAAAAAGCTGCCATAGAAGGTGATATGACAGCAATGGATAAACTTATTGAACAAATCCGACTGGATGATGAACAAATAGCATATGGACTAGCTCAACTGGCTCAAAATTTTGAATACAGCAAAATTCTTTTATATATTAAAAATGAAAATCCTCGGGTACAAACGCAATAG
- a CDS encoding DegV family protein has translation MEQKLRLSFIKGAERLSVWAYLLDQINVFPVADSDTGKNLVVSLSPLRQMNGSCEQIIQKLLESACGNSGNIAARFFSGLLTMNSLEQLCQASLLGRNSAWQAVLDPKPGTMLTVFDALIEILEQEIEFQADKIINHLKNAVFSTRELLPELKNAGVVDSGALGMFIFFEGFFKSIAENDPVFPSIIHTFKDSLKISPEYINNYLDKYHYENNTGYCINTLIKTSLDPEKTPGVLSPYGESIIVSHDKELLKIHAHTIDKQTLKDKIKSIGKIITWSEESLTDNIKNLTRKSAPALSVNVSYSNDSQVHIMTDAAGSFPRQYAQELCVTLLDSYIIAEHQALPESHFDPSAIYQLMKKGRQVSTSQASVFERHQHYQKAVHQYQKVIYLCTGSVYTGNYNTAAAWKKDNDPENQMAVIDTGTASGKLGTIAIMCARYLSGIKKNPGRIIKFAENIIAQCEEYVFLDKLKYLAASGRLSKTGAFFGDMLNMKPVISPLSQGAKKVGMVKNQESQIKFALEKLETRIKKESSPFIMIEYTDNKQWVNMSVKKQIQDYYPNAEIFICPLSLTSGVHMGPGTWSIAFVPEDFHF, from the coding sequence ATGGAACAAAAACTCAGGCTGTCTTTTATAAAAGGTGCAGAACGTCTGTCTGTCTGGGCATATCTTCTGGATCAGATTAATGTATTTCCAGTTGCTGACAGTGATACAGGAAAAAACCTTGTTGTCAGCCTCAGCCCTTTAAGGCAGATGAACGGAAGTTGTGAACAGATAATTCAAAAACTTCTTGAATCAGCATGTGGTAATTCAGGCAATATTGCTGCCCGTTTTTTTTCGGGCCTTCTGACCATGAACTCCCTTGAACAGCTTTGCCAGGCATCTTTGCTTGGCAGAAATTCTGCCTGGCAGGCAGTCCTTGATCCCAAACCTGGAACCATGCTGACTGTGTTTGACGCTTTAATTGAAATACTGGAACAGGAAATTGAATTTCAAGCAGATAAGATTATAAATCATCTTAAAAATGCAGTATTTTCAACCCGGGAGCTTCTGCCTGAATTGAAAAATGCAGGTGTTGTAGATTCAGGTGCCCTGGGAATGTTTATCTTTTTTGAGGGTTTTTTTAAAAGTATTGCAGAAAATGACCCTGTATTTCCTTCTATTATCCATACATTTAAAGACAGCCTTAAGATTTCACCGGAATATATAAATAATTATCTGGATAAATACCATTATGAAAACAATACGGGCTATTGCATAAATACCCTGATTAAAACCAGTTTAGACCCAGAAAAAACACCTGGTGTATTATCTCCATATGGAGAAAGCATAATAGTTTCCCATGATAAAGAGCTGCTTAAAATTCATGCTCACACAATTGATAAACAAACCCTGAAAGACAAGATCAAATCTATTGGAAAAATTATAACCTGGTCTGAGGAAAGCTTGACAGACAATATAAAAAACTTGACCCGAAAATCAGCTCCTGCTTTGTCCGTTAATGTTTCATATTCCAATGACAGCCAGGTTCATATAATGACTGATGCAGCAGGTTCTTTTCCCCGCCAGTATGCTCAAGAACTTTGTGTTACCCTTCTTGACAGTTATATTATTGCAGAACATCAGGCTCTGCCTGAATCACATTTTGACCCTTCAGCTATTTACCAGCTTATGAAAAAGGGCCGGCAGGTATCAACCTCCCAGGCATCTGTATTTGAACGTCATCAGCATTATCAAAAAGCAGTTCATCAATATCAAAAAGTTATATATCTTTGCACAGGCTCGGTTTATACCGGCAATTACAATACAGCCGCTGCCTGGAAAAAGGATAATGATCCTGAAAATCAAATGGCAGTTATTGATACAGGAACAGCATCAGGAAAACTGGGAACAATTGCGATTATGTGTGCAAGATATTTATCCGGCATAAAGAAAAATCCAGGCAGGATTATTAAGTTTGCAGAAAATATAATTGCCCAGTGTGAGGAATATGTATTTCTTGACAAACTGAAATACCTGGCAGCCAGCGGCAGGCTTTCAAAAACAGGGGCTTTTTTCGGAGATATGCTTAACATGAAACCTGTAATCAGCCCTTTATCCCAGGGTGCCAAAAAGGTCGGAATGGTAAAAAACCAGGAAAGCCAGATTAAATTTGCCCTGGAAAAACTGGAAACAAGAATAAAAAAGGAATCCTCGCCTTTTATTATGATCGAATATACAGATAATAAACAATGGGTAAACATGAGTGTTAAAAAGCAGATTCAAGACTATTATCCCAATGCAGAGATATTTATCTGCCCACTTTCCCTTACTTCAGGGGTGCATATGGGACCTGGAACCTGGTCTATTGCGTTTGTACCCGAGGATTTTCATTTTTAA
- a CDS encoding acyl-CoA thioesterase, with amino-acid sequence MQSNIYEVQLKVPFHDLDPVQIVWHGNYFKYFDIARFGLFNQAGIDLYKFYEQTKYLFPISKTSTKHIASLRYGEEFISRATIVEARVKIVMDFQIIRLHDKVICAKGRGEQVAVKMPEMELMFEIPQEIREPFGF; translated from the coding sequence GTGCAGAGTAATATCTATGAAGTACAGTTAAAGGTTCCTTTTCACGATCTTGATCCTGTTCAGATTGTATGGCATGGCAATTATTTTAAATATTTTGACATTGCCAGATTTGGGCTTTTTAACCAGGCTGGAATTGATTTGTACAAATTTTATGAACAAACCAAATATCTTTTCCCGATTTCAAAAACATCTACAAAACATATAGCATCCCTTCGCTATGGTGAAGAATTTATAAGCAGAGCCACTATTGTCGAGGCCAGGGTTAAGATTGTTATGGATTTTCAAATTATCAGGCTTCATGATAAGGTTATATGTGCAAAGGGCAGGGGAGAACAGGTAGCAGTTAAGATGCCGGAAATGGAACTAATGTTTGAGATTCCTCAAGAAATTCGAGAGCCTTTTGGATTTTAA